The proteins below come from a single Faecalibaculum rodentium genomic window:
- a CDS encoding DUF4422 domain-containing protein: MIKIITAAHKPYTIPSDSMYLPVQVGAAGKTSIGYQRDDDGDNISSLNPYYCELTGLYWGWKNLVTDYIGLAHYRRHFKGKHKGETPFDSVLTTKEVEKLLENTDIILPKKRHYYIESVGDHYAHTHYKEDLDKTRDIIARKYPEYLPAFDRHLKSTSSHMFNMFIMKKELADKYCTFLFGVLKQLQKEVDYRRYDAFQARLFGRISELLLDVWISTNHLTYREVPVISMEPVPWVKKGTAFLKAKFFGKKYEGSF; encoded by the coding sequence TTGATCAAAATTATTACTGCCGCACACAAGCCCTATACCATCCCCAGTGATTCTATGTATCTACCTGTTCAGGTTGGTGCAGCCGGCAAAACCTCTATTGGCTATCAGCGGGATGACGATGGGGACAATATATCGAGTCTGAATCCCTACTATTGCGAATTGACAGGGTTGTACTGGGGCTGGAAGAACCTGGTGACCGACTACATCGGCCTGGCTCATTACCGACGTCATTTCAAGGGTAAGCACAAGGGAGAAACACCTTTTGACTCGGTCCTGACCACCAAAGAGGTGGAAAAGCTGCTGGAGAACACGGATATCATCCTGCCCAAAAAGAGGCACTATTATATAGAATCTGTCGGGGATCATTACGCTCATACCCACTACAAAGAAGATCTGGATAAAACCCGAGATATTATCGCCAGAAAGTATCCCGAGTATCTACCGGCTTTTGACCGGCATTTGAAATCCACATCCAGTCATATGTTCAATATGTTCATCATGAAAAAGGAGCTTGCAGACAAGTACTGCACATTTCTATTCGGGGTATTAAAACAGCTACAGAAGGAAGTAGATTACCGGCGGTATGATGCGTTTCAGGCCAGGCTGTTTGGACGAATTTCTGAACTGCTCCTAGACGTCTGGATCAGCACCAATCACCTGACTTACAGAGAAGTCCCTGTGATTTCCATGGAACCGGTTCCCTGGGTGAAGAAGGGGACAGCGTTTCTGAAAGCGAAATTCTTCGGAAAAAAGTATGAAGGGAGCTTCTGA
- a CDS encoding flippase gives MKNKSIALNFFMNFFLTASSVLFPLITFPYVSRILGPNGTGAVAMGTSLISYFTMVAMLGVPSYGIRACAQVRDNKEKLSKTVQELLIINLIMALISYTAFFLLLWFVPTFREESTLYTICSAAILLNVIGVNWVYQALEEYSYITFVSVLFKALGLALMFLLVRNSGDVLWYGLVTVISSFGSAVFNFIRLRKLVNLHPCRPWNFRRHLYPIFTFFFMSVATTVYTNLDTVMLGVIKDNEVVGYYNAAIKIKTILVTLVTSLGTVLLPRLSYYYEQGKEKEFLSLVSKAFSFVLLFSIPCCIYFSVYARPVVEFLSGPGYLPAVAPMIILMPTIVFIGLSNITGIQVLVPTGKEILVLRSVIFGAVVDFLLNLLLIPSLGASGAAIGTLCAEFAVTLLQFWYLRKLLTSIIQTIEFKELILMIFAGSLVLWGLRGLQLSSLFWQLAVSALLFFGTCVLTLLICRESIVMSVVNKLLKTCEKPR, from the coding sequence ATGAAAAATAAATCAATAGCATTGAACTTCTTTATGAACTTTTTTTTAACTGCTTCTTCGGTCTTATTCCCACTTATAACTTTCCCTTACGTTTCGCGGATTTTAGGACCCAACGGTACGGGGGCAGTAGCGATGGGCACCTCATTGATTTCCTACTTTACCATGGTTGCAATGTTAGGAGTACCATCATACGGGATCCGGGCATGTGCCCAGGTCCGGGATAATAAAGAAAAATTATCTAAAACGGTTCAGGAACTGCTGATTATTAACCTGATCATGGCGCTCATTTCCTATACAGCATTCTTTCTCCTCTTGTGGTTCGTACCGACATTCAGGGAAGAATCCACCCTCTACACCATCTGTTCAGCGGCTATTTTATTGAATGTTATCGGCGTGAACTGGGTATACCAGGCCTTGGAAGAGTATTCCTACATCACATTTGTATCAGTACTCTTCAAGGCCCTGGGGCTGGCTCTCATGTTTCTGCTTGTCCGTAATTCCGGGGATGTACTCTGGTACGGATTGGTCACAGTTATATCTTCCTTTGGATCAGCTGTGTTCAACTTCATTCGCTTGCGGAAACTGGTTAATCTACATCCCTGCAGACCCTGGAATTTTCGACGGCACTTGTATCCCATCTTCACCTTCTTTTTCATGTCTGTTGCAACCACCGTCTATACAAACCTTGATACGGTGATGCTGGGAGTCATAAAGGATAACGAAGTGGTGGGATACTACAACGCAGCCATCAAGATCAAGACCATTCTGGTCACACTGGTGACCTCGCTGGGGACTGTACTACTGCCCAGACTCTCCTATTATTATGAGCAGGGAAAAGAGAAAGAATTCCTGTCACTGGTATCAAAGGCCTTCTCCTTTGTACTACTGTTTTCCATCCCTTGCTGCATTTACTTTTCTGTCTATGCCAGACCGGTGGTGGAGTTTTTATCAGGACCGGGCTATCTGCCTGCAGTGGCACCGATGATCATTCTCATGCCCACCATTGTCTTTATCGGTCTCTCCAACATTACCGGGATTCAGGTTCTAGTCCCCACCGGGAAGGAAATACTGGTACTTCGCTCTGTAATATTCGGAGCAGTAGTAGACTTTCTGCTTAACCTGCTGCTCATACCATCTCTCGGAGCTTCTGGCGCAGCCATCGGTACACTTTGTGCGGAGTTTGCTGTCACACTGCTTCAGTTCTGGTATCTACGTAAACTGCTGACATCCATCATTCAGACCATCGAGTTCAAAGAGCTCATCCTGATGATTTTCGCTGGCAGTCTCGTATTATGGGGATTGAGAGGATTGCAGCTTTCCAGCCTGTTCTGGCAGCTGGCTGTCAGCGCCTTGTTGTTTTTTGGAACTTGCGTGCTGACACTGCTGATCTGCCGAGAGTCTATTGTCATGAGCGTTGTGAATAAATTATTAAAAACATGTGAGAAACCGAGGTGA
- a CDS encoding acyltransferase family protein: MPVSANYYLYFIIGYLIGNYSIRKRTRIVLYILGTIGFIMQLIPTYYLSINANHIVETFKGYYNLPCYLQSIAVFILIRQIYNKCQNRKNRIQLAIIRFSEWFRPYTFGIYLLHQLVLLGLLHFMDISQTSIWWRLIGPWLIIFISILLINLLRKIRIFKPLVP; this comes from the coding sequence ATGCCTGTATCTGCAAACTATTATCTATATTTTATAATAGGATATTTAATTGGTAATTACAGCATAAGAAAAAGAACAAGAATTGTACTTTATATATTGGGTACAATAGGGTTTATTATGCAACTAATTCCAACTTACTACTTATCAATAAATGCGAATCACATTGTAGAGACTTTCAAAGGCTATTACAATCTCCCTTGCTATCTTCAGTCTATTGCTGTTTTTATACTGATTCGACAGATCTATAACAAGTGCCAAAATAGAAAAAATAGAATTCAATTAGCAATTATTAGATTTTCTGAATGGTTCAGGCCATATACTTTTGGTATCTATTTACTTCATCAGCTAGTTCTTCTAGGTTTATTGCATTTCATGGACATCAGTCAAACGTCAATTTGGTGGCGACTCATTGGTCCTTGGTTAATTATTTTTATTTCTATCTTATTAATCAATCTACTAAGAAAAATCCGGATATTCAAGCCTTTAGTGCCTTAG
- a CDS encoding acyltransferase family protein, with protein sequence MISGITLIPSIERNGTKRFLRNRAMKVLIPYFFWSVLGVYYQSIVLEWFPLLEITFPVIIDGLINGNLVSVYWFFIPYFTICITVPLFSNISNASRKHVFEYLAVLGFLLNVVAVFICNTFFLKSLYLS encoded by the coding sequence ATGATTTCCGGTATAACTTTGATTCCAAGTATAGAAAGGAATGGAACAAAGAGATTCTTGAGGAATCGGGCAATGAAAGTATTAATTCCTTATTTTTTTTGGAGTGTATTAGGCGTTTATTATCAAAGTATAGTATTAGAATGGTTTCCTCTCTTAGAAATTACTTTCCCTGTAATAATTGATGGTCTAATTAATGGAAACTTAGTGAGTGTATATTGGTTTTTCATTCCTTATTTTACTATCTGCATAACAGTTCCGTTATTCTCCAATATATCCAATGCATCCAGGAAGCATGTTTTTGAATATCTTGCAGTTTTGGGATTCTTGCTGAATGTTGTAGCTGTATTTATTTGTAATACATTTTTTCTGAAATCTCTGTATCTCAGTTGA
- a CDS encoding LTA synthase family protein, translating into MRQNKWKRYVVIIISVILILLTCLFFFSGFYLQSNFANVSFEQILFNLAQPLGNADKKIVMKGIFWCVVLPIISTVLLFWGLYKTVFTTQNNKKILISTIIVVLCFSLSSFYLFKASKIGPYLTAQQGSGTIYQDYYVDPKTVHFSFPEQKRNLIYIYMESMEQTYDDINNGGDFEKSLIPNLSRLRKEGINFGAGSSFMASGAMGWTMGSLVAQTAGINIKSFRAQDDFDPNATVIPGAYALGNILEDNGYTNMFLLGSDANYSSRSTYFKSHGDYDIKDVYWAKNHGLISQEYWENWGFEDKKLFDYAKNILSDLKNKQPFNLTILTADTHFYDGYLCPDCEQTEDSQYSNVIRCSDKRVYSFVKWCETQEWYPNTTIILVGDHLTMDDEWSKKIDSDFKRSIYYTILNSATIPQRSDSREFIALDMFPTTLSALGVQYDSERLGLGTDLFKTEDSLVEQYGLEKLDTMLYSPSNYYIDNFLR; encoded by the coding sequence ATGAGACAAAACAAATGGAAAAGATATGTCGTTATTATAATTTCTGTTATTTTAATTCTATTGACTTGCCTTTTTTTCTTTAGTGGGTTTTATCTGCAATCTAATTTTGCCAACGTATCGTTTGAACAAATACTATTTAATCTTGCTCAGCCATTAGGGAATGCTGACAAAAAAATAGTGATGAAGGGCATTTTCTGGTGTGTGGTTTTACCGATAATAAGTACAGTTCTATTATTTTGGGGTTTGTATAAAACAGTATTCACAACTCAGAATAATAAGAAAATATTAATCTCAACGATTATCGTTGTGCTTTGTTTCTCGTTATCTTCATTCTACTTATTCAAAGCTTCAAAAATAGGTCCTTATCTGACTGCACAACAGGGGTCAGGTACAATTTACCAGGATTATTATGTTGATCCTAAAACTGTTCATTTTTCATTTCCAGAGCAGAAGCGGAATTTGATCTATATATATATGGAATCGATGGAGCAGACTTATGATGACATCAATAATGGAGGGGATTTTGAAAAAAGTTTGATACCTAATCTATCTCGTCTGAGAAAAGAAGGGATAAACTTTGGAGCAGGATCCTCGTTCATGGCTTCGGGAGCCATGGGATGGACAATGGGATCTCTTGTAGCACAGACTGCAGGGATCAATATCAAGAGTTTCAGAGCACAGGATGACTTTGATCCAAATGCTACTGTGATTCCTGGCGCCTATGCGTTAGGGAATATTCTGGAAGACAACGGATATACTAATATGTTCCTGCTTGGATCCGATGCAAATTATTCCAGCCGAAGCACCTACTTCAAAAGTCATGGGGACTACGATATCAAAGATGTGTATTGGGCAAAGAATCACGGCCTGATTTCACAAGAGTATTGGGAAAACTGGGGCTTTGAGGATAAAAAGCTGTTTGATTATGCCAAAAACATCTTGTCTGATTTAAAAAATAAGCAACCATTCAACCTGACAATTTTGACCGCAGATACTCATTTTTATGATGGATATTTGTGTCCGGATTGCGAGCAGACTGAAGACAGCCAATATTCCAATGTAATCCGCTGTTCTGATAAACGAGTCTATTCGTTTGTGAAATGGTGTGAGACTCAAGAGTGGTATCCTAATACAACAATTATTCTCGTTGGTGATCATTTGACAATGGATGACGAATGGTCAAAAAAAATTGACTCAGACTTTAAAAGATCGATTTATTATACTATTCTTAATTCGGCGACCATACCTCAGAGAAGCGATTCAAGAGAGTTTATCGCTTTGGATATGTTTCCAACGACTTTGAGTGCCTTGGGAGTTCAGTATGATTCGGAGAGATTAGGATTGGGAACGGATCTATTTAAAACCGAGGACTCCCTAGTTGAACAGTATGGTTTGGAAAAACTGGACACCATGTTGTATTCTCCTAGCAATTACTACATAGATAATTTCTTGCGGTGA
- a CDS encoding TOTE conflict system archaeo-eukaryotic primase domain-containing protein — MEYLQQALIELAKKYRSLEQENRQLRKQLESHDISLPVPMPSAPDTDPDQGARIQFPWITEYMVRFFFSMFWGRMDVYAKRGKNGGWYPQCLYRWNAGVCPKHTNPKSPCSKCLHRGWEAINPKILLRHLLGSSNPVGIYPLHPDGTCRFLVFDFDAHSEASDPAQTRKEAETLRMICTQLGINCLVERSRSGKGSHVWIFFKEPVKASTARQFGMLLLNKGSQLVPLRSYQCYDRMFPAQDQTEDLGSLIALPLHGASLTEGNTAFVDEHWNAIPDQWQAMKECQKLTREQMEQYIQTWGQELAVETGRLAMTSQYRPDPWKQNSEFHPEDVYGTLTIILADGIYVDALTLHPRLQNQIRNLAAMANPAWYENTRFGYSNWNTPRILYIGSDVDGYIRLPRGIRDTLKHRLESSRIDYRIRDKRQKGAWLRVEFQGSLRQEQQAAQEELLKYDYGILSAATSFGKTVVAASLIAHRKVNTLILIEKTALLEQWQQELEEFLKFDEPLPEYRTKAGKTRRRKSHIGVLKGSKNTMTGLVDIAMAQTLGNMDSIPDRYGMVIVDECHHAASPTFRKILDRISPAYLYGMTATPKRADKLDPLITMFIGDIRHTYSAMDKAKSQNLQRLLIPRFTRSLCLREEKPAIYELYEYIAQDPVRNELIAGDVRQALAEGHTCAIFVRLKSHAATLARHLEGSADHLFLVYGDNSEKENREQLSQLKRVPDNESVLIIATGQKIGEGFSYPRLDTLFLVSPIAFEGLLLQFLGRLNRDYPGKKTVQVYDYIDRRIPVFQGMYRKRLKTYKKAAWQLQTTDPAVSQTVNAIFDLDNYLDAFLQDLRESRKEVVISSPAITLSRAEKVLQAMEGRNEVDVVIFTTADDGWEGTKDAAIRRLKEAGFSVRELDDPVDPFAVIDRELVWDGGINLLGPEDAWNHLIRVKDKVAAAELLEMVVESW; from the coding sequence ATGGAATATCTTCAACAGGCATTGATTGAACTCGCAAAGAAATATCGAAGTCTCGAACAGGAAAACAGACAATTAAGAAAACAGCTTGAGTCTCATGATATATCCTTGCCAGTGCCCATGCCATCAGCCCCTGATACAGATCCGGATCAGGGAGCCCGGATCCAGTTTCCATGGATCACCGAATACATGGTCCGATTCTTCTTTTCTATGTTCTGGGGCCGCATGGATGTGTACGCCAAACGAGGCAAAAACGGAGGATGGTATCCCCAGTGTCTGTATCGCTGGAATGCCGGCGTCTGTCCTAAACACACGAATCCAAAATCTCCCTGCAGCAAGTGTCTGCACAGGGGCTGGGAGGCAATCAACCCTAAAATCCTGCTCCGGCATCTGCTGGGGTCCTCAAATCCTGTTGGAATCTATCCACTGCATCCTGATGGGACCTGCCGGTTTCTGGTTTTTGACTTTGACGCTCACAGCGAAGCCTCTGATCCAGCCCAGACGAGGAAGGAAGCTGAAACCCTGCGGATGATCTGCACCCAGCTGGGAATCAACTGCCTTGTGGAAAGATCCCGTTCCGGAAAGGGATCTCATGTCTGGATCTTTTTCAAGGAACCTGTCAAAGCTTCCACAGCCAGGCAGTTTGGTATGCTGCTGCTGAACAAAGGCAGCCAGCTGGTTCCTCTCAGGTCCTACCAGTGTTACGACCGGATGTTTCCCGCACAGGACCAGACAGAGGATCTCGGCAGTCTCATCGCACTGCCCCTCCACGGTGCTTCGCTGACAGAAGGCAACACAGCGTTTGTGGATGAACACTGGAATGCCATCCCCGACCAGTGGCAGGCCATGAAAGAGTGTCAGAAGCTCACCAGAGAACAAATGGAGCAGTATATCCAAACCTGGGGCCAGGAACTTGCGGTTGAGACGGGAAGACTGGCTATGACTAGCCAGTATCGCCCGGATCCCTGGAAGCAGAACAGTGAATTCCATCCCGAAGATGTCTATGGAACTCTGACCATCATCCTCGCCGATGGCATCTATGTAGATGCCCTCACACTCCATCCCAGACTGCAGAATCAGATTCGGAATCTGGCAGCCATGGCAAATCCCGCCTGGTATGAGAACACACGCTTTGGATATTCCAACTGGAACACACCCCGCATCCTGTATATCGGCAGCGATGTGGACGGCTATATCCGGCTGCCCCGTGGAATACGGGATACGCTGAAACACCGGCTGGAAAGCAGCCGCATCGACTATCGGATCAGAGACAAACGGCAAAAGGGAGCATGGCTTCGCGTTGAATTCCAGGGTTCGCTCCGACAGGAACAGCAGGCAGCGCAGGAAGAACTGCTGAAATACGACTATGGAATTCTCTCTGCCGCCACTTCCTTCGGAAAAACCGTTGTGGCAGCCAGCCTGATAGCGCACAGGAAGGTCAATACGCTGATTCTCATTGAAAAGACCGCACTTCTGGAACAGTGGCAGCAAGAGCTGGAGGAGTTTTTGAAATTTGATGAACCCCTTCCGGAGTATCGGACAAAGGCTGGGAAAACCAGAAGGCGAAAAAGCCACATCGGTGTCCTGAAGGGATCCAAAAACACCATGACAGGCCTTGTGGATATCGCCATGGCACAGACACTGGGAAACATGGATTCCATTCCTGACCGCTATGGAATGGTCATCGTGGATGAATGCCACCATGCAGCATCTCCGACCTTTCGAAAGATCCTGGACCGGATTTCTCCTGCGTATCTCTACGGCATGACAGCCACACCGAAACGGGCGGACAAGCTGGATCCTCTTATCACCATGTTCATTGGCGATATTCGGCACACCTACAGTGCCATGGATAAGGCGAAGAGCCAGAACCTGCAGAGGCTCCTTATCCCGCGGTTTACCCGCAGCCTCTGCCTGCGGGAAGAAAAGCCAGCCATCTACGAGCTGTATGAATACATTGCACAGGATCCTGTGAGAAACGAACTGATTGCAGGTGATGTCCGTCAGGCCCTTGCAGAAGGTCATACCTGTGCCATATTCGTAAGGCTGAAATCACATGCAGCCACGCTGGCCAGACACCTGGAAGGAAGTGCAGATCATCTGTTCCTGGTTTATGGAGACAACTCTGAGAAAGAGAACAGGGAACAGCTGAGTCAGCTGAAGAGAGTTCCGGACAACGAATCAGTTCTCATCATTGCCACAGGCCAGAAAATCGGAGAAGGATTCAGCTATCCCCGGCTCGATACCCTGTTTCTTGTATCACCCATTGCCTTTGAAGGGCTGCTTCTGCAGTTCCTCGGCCGGCTGAACAGGGACTACCCCGGAAAGAAGACAGTGCAGGTATATGACTACATTGACCGGCGGATTCCGGTATTCCAGGGGATGTATCGAAAGCGTCTGAAGACATACAAAAAGGCGGCCTGGCAGCTGCAGACAACAGATCCTGCGGTATCCCAGACCGTCAATGCGATATTCGACCTGGACAACTATCTGGATGCCTTCCTCCAGGATCTCCGGGAGTCCAGAAAGGAAGTCGTAATTTCCAGTCCTGCCATCACTCTTTCCAGGGCAGAGAAAGTGCTTCAGGCTATGGAAGGCAGGAATGAAGTGGACGTTGTCATTTTCACTACTGCCGATGATGGCTGGGAAGGGACCAAGGATGCAGCGATCCGCCGGTTGAAAGAAGCAGGTTTTTCCGTCCGGGAGCTGGATGATCCGGTTGATCCGTTTGCGGTGATCGACAGGGAACTGGTGTGGGATGGCGGCATCAACCTGTTAGGTCCGGAGGATGCCTGGAACCATCTGATTCGGGTGAAGGATAAAGTGGCAGCTGCGGAGCTGCTGGAGATGGTGGTGGAGAGTTGGTGA
- a CDS encoding helix-turn-helix domain-containing protein — translation MFDIEALKKMPVCKNEFTNTEEITTNSFAKALRQKLGLSQRMMAKMLGLSEKTIEKWEQGANPIKGAASRTLYLLDRHPELVSELYQFRKSAVTEPKRKDEARECHKIRAYALDCYDIGKWESEENSWQSRPSAIDVYVPVETVDRAKNQAVFLQA, via the coding sequence ATGTTTGATATAGAAGCTTTGAAAAAGATGCCTGTTTGTAAAAATGAGTTTACAAACACAGAAGAGATTACGACCAATAGTTTTGCAAAAGCCCTTCGGCAGAAACTGGGACTTTCACAGAGAATGATGGCAAAGATGCTGGGGCTAAGCGAAAAAACCATTGAAAAATGGGAACAGGGGGCCAACCCAATCAAAGGAGCCGCCAGCAGGACTCTTTACCTGCTGGATCGACACCCCGAGCTGGTGAGCGAGTTGTACCAGTTCAGGAAGAGCGCCGTTACTGAACCTAAGCGAAAAGATGAAGCGAGAGAATGTCACAAGATTCGAGCCTATGCCCTTGACTGTTATGATATCGGGAAATGGGAATCTGAAGAAAACAGCTGGCAAAGCAGACCATCTGCGATTGATGTATACGTACCTGTCGAGACAGTGGACAGAGCTAAGAATCAAGCTGTGTTTCTGCAGGCGTAG
- a CDS encoding NADPH-dependent FMN reductase has translation MNNETDTIGLLVGSRRKNSFNRQLASLARTMLEEKGQKVEMIEWLDVPFFSQDDEFPTPEAVQKVRDEVMGCNVIWIFSPEYNGQIPGGEKNLLDWLSRGLKPGADKSDTAVYGRKVLLTTAGGRAAGFGVRKNLSLLCKFMGMTVISSEGIALSPESWGSDDVMKTPGVKEMLEGQIDTLLG, from the coding sequence ATGAACAATGAAACCGATACAATCGGGCTGCTGGTGGGCAGCAGGAGAAAGAACAGCTTCAACAGACAGCTGGCCAGTCTTGCGAGAACCATGCTGGAGGAAAAGGGGCAGAAGGTGGAAATGATCGAGTGGCTCGATGTGCCGTTTTTCAGTCAGGATGACGAGTTCCCGACACCGGAAGCTGTGCAGAAAGTCCGGGATGAGGTCATGGGCTGCAATGTGATCTGGATCTTTTCCCCGGAATATAACGGGCAGATTCCCGGCGGAGAAAAGAACCTGCTGGACTGGCTGTCCCGGGGGCTGAAGCCCGGGGCGGATAAATCGGATACAGCGGTCTATGGCCGAAAAGTGCTGCTGACAACCGCCGGTGGCAGGGCTGCAGGCTTTGGCGTAAGGAAAAACCTGTCTCTGCTTTGCAAGTTCATGGGCATGACGGTGATCAGTTCTGAAGGCATTGCCCTGTCTCCGGAAAGCTGGGGCAGCGATGATGTCATGAAGACACCGGGTGTGAAGGAAATGCTCGAAGGGCAGATCGATACACTACTGGGATAA
- a CDS encoding transaldolase family protein, which produces MEFMLDTADVARIRDLNELITVAGVTTNPTILTKSGRMPEDVLPEIISILSPEQKLFVQVVKTDYEGIMDEARKISAMRPENMYVKIPVSRDGLKALKQCRKEGIKTLATAIYTPAQGFLAAQNGANYLAPYTNRMCNYGDGVAEVLKLNRMIKENGLDSKVIAASFKNVGQVSELIENGIGAVTVPADVVYEMINHPATRIAVGEFCVNWNRAYMRDTLFDESEDIEDKLTEE; this is translated from the coding sequence ATGGAATTCATGCTGGATACAGCCGATGTTGCACGCATTCGCGATCTCAATGAACTGATCACAGTCGCCGGTGTCACCACCAACCCCACGATCCTGACAAAAAGCGGGCGGATGCCCGAGGATGTGCTGCCGGAAATCATTTCCATCCTGTCCCCGGAGCAGAAGCTCTTCGTGCAGGTCGTCAAGACAGACTATGAAGGCATCATGGACGAAGCCCGGAAGATCAGCGCCATGCGCCCGGAAAACATGTATGTGAAGATCCCGGTTTCTCGTGACGGTCTCAAGGCTCTGAAACAGTGCCGCAAGGAAGGCATCAAGACTCTGGCCACAGCCATTTACACCCCTGCACAGGGATTCCTGGCAGCGCAGAACGGTGCCAACTACCTGGCTCCCTATACCAACCGGATGTGCAACTATGGTGACGGCGTTGCCGAGGTCCTGAAGCTGAACCGGATGATCAAGGAAAACGGTCTGGATTCCAAGGTGATTGCGGCGAGCTTCAAAAACGTGGGCCAGGTCAGCGAGCTGATTGAAAACGGCATTGGAGCCGTGACAGTGCCTGCGGATGTGGTCTATGAAATGATCAACCACCCGGCCACGCGCATTGCCGTAGGTGAGTTCTGTGTGAACTGGAACCGCGCCTATATGCGGGATACTCTGTTCGATGAAAGTGAAGACATCGAAGACAAGCTGACAGAGGAATAA
- a CDS encoding glycyl-radical enzyme activating protein has protein sequence MNTTERQMTDTCEIQGEAERHHLQPHWKALVFDIKRFAVHDGDGIRTTVFFKGCPLRCKWCQNPEGLRAARQPVYLKNQCIHCGRCKAAARPGQLEWKDGAPVLNHQYPGHFDEVVYACPAAAIRYDSTPYDLDTLMEKIREDAVFFKSGGGVTFSGGEPFLQGHFLEDILKRCKAEGFHTAIESSFFADPTLVKACAPYLDRIFADIKILDPAGHRHATGRDNTQILENIAWLLDSPEHRDKVIIRTPLIPGYTATKENIGGIARWISGHYPGVKYELLNYNPLASAKYEMTGQDYSLPPHPMFTGDEMNAFRQTASDNGVMNLIEE, from the coding sequence ATGAATACAACTGAAAGGCAGATGACAGACACCTGCGAGATTCAGGGAGAAGCTGAAAGGCATCACCTGCAGCCTCACTGGAAGGCTCTGGTGTTTGACATCAAGCGGTTTGCCGTGCATGACGGAGACGGGATCCGCACGACGGTGTTCTTCAAAGGCTGTCCCCTTCGCTGCAAATGGTGCCAGAACCCCGAAGGGCTCAGGGCTGCCAGACAGCCGGTGTATCTGAAAAACCAGTGCATTCACTGCGGCCGCTGCAAAGCCGCTGCCAGACCAGGTCAGCTGGAATGGAAAGACGGGGCACCGGTGCTGAACCATCAGTACCCCGGGCATTTCGATGAAGTCGTCTATGCCTGTCCTGCGGCGGCGATCCGCTACGACAGCACGCCCTATGACCTGGACACCCTGATGGAAAAGATCCGGGAAGATGCGGTATTCTTTAAGAGCGGCGGCGGCGTGACGTTCTCCGGTGGCGAGCCTTTTCTCCAAGGACACTTCCTGGAGGATATCCTGAAGCGATGCAAAGCCGAGGGATTTCACACCGCGATTGAATCGAGTTTCTTCGCCGACCCGACCCTGGTGAAGGCCTGTGCCCCCTACCTTGACCGGATCTTCGCCGACATCAAGATCCTGGATCCGGCAGGGCACAGACACGCCACAGGGCGGGACAACACCCAGATCCTGGAAAACATTGCCTGGCTCCTGGATTCCCCGGAGCACAGGGACAAGGTCATCATCCGCACCCCGCTGATTCCGGGATATACTGCCACGAAGGAAAACATCGGCGGCATCGCCCGGTGGATCTCGGGCCATTACCCCGGCGTCAAGTATGAGCTGCTCAACTACAACCCGCTTGCGTCGGCGAAATACGAAATGACGGGACAGGACTACAGCCTGCCGCCTCATCCCATGTTCACTGGGGATGAAATGAACGCATTCAGACAAACTGCCAGTGACAACGGTGTCATGAACCTCATCGAGGAGTGA